In the genome of Candidatus Baltobacteraceae bacterium, one region contains:
- a CDS encoding ATP-binding protein, with translation MNESDFERLSYRVGEVFTPAAPIAVAELFAGRKQQVAAVIDAINQPGQHAVLYGERGVGKTSFANVLAGFWQRDEGIIAPRISCLSSDSFASVWARALKEIQTTQKTRAGFRSGEKPKPSNVLKDLEPGATVTHDVLREVLTPLGSRLALVLFFDEFDVLSPTVRRDMAETVKLFSDYNVPATLVLVGVADSVTDLLHDHLSIERALVQVRMPRMNEAELKQIVETGLKHLGMAIDGLSLSRISHLSLGLPYYTHLIALHATRQSLNRAVMLIDSTSIDLAINSAVSNAQQSLVSGYALAVASSQRKHLYRQVLAACAQASTDETGYFAPAAVREPLSLIMSKSYDVPSYIRHLNEFASDKRGCILERKGTPRSLRFRFANPLMQPYVLLKARSDGLVIYMN, from the coding sequence ATGAATGAAAGCGATTTTGAACGACTGAGCTATCGCGTAGGTGAGGTCTTTACCCCGGCGGCTCCGATAGCGGTGGCCGAGCTCTTTGCTGGCCGCAAGCAACAGGTTGCCGCCGTTATTGACGCCATAAATCAGCCCGGTCAACACGCGGTACTCTACGGCGAACGCGGAGTTGGAAAGACATCCTTTGCAAACGTTCTCGCGGGATTTTGGCAACGCGACGAAGGCATTATTGCTCCGAGGATTAGTTGTCTTTCCTCGGACTCTTTTGCGAGCGTTTGGGCGCGTGCGCTTAAAGAAATTCAAACCACCCAGAAAACGCGTGCGGGATTTCGAAGTGGAGAGAAACCTAAGCCTTCCAACGTGCTCAAAGATCTAGAGCCTGGCGCAACGGTGACGCATGATGTTTTACGCGAGGTGTTGACTCCCTTAGGATCGCGCCTCGCATTGGTACTGTTCTTTGATGAGTTCGACGTACTCTCGCCGACTGTCCGTAGAGATATGGCAGAAACGGTCAAACTTTTCTCTGATTATAACGTTCCTGCAACGCTGGTCTTGGTTGGAGTCGCCGACAGTGTTACCGACCTGCTCCATGACCACTTATCAATCGAAAGAGCCCTCGTACAGGTGCGGATGCCACGCATGAATGAAGCTGAGTTGAAGCAGATCGTCGAAACTGGTCTAAAACATCTGGGAATGGCCATAGACGGACTTAGCCTCAGCAGAATAAGCCATTTGTCGCTCGGGCTTCCGTACTACACGCACCTTATTGCGCTGCACGCTACTCGGCAGAGCCTAAATCGCGCTGTGATGCTAATCGACTCGACATCGATAGACTTAGCGATAAATTCGGCTGTATCCAACGCTCAGCAGTCGCTCGTATCTGGATATGCCTTGGCCGTCGCCAGCTCGCAAAGAAAACACCTTTATCGCCAAGTACTTGCAGCGTGCGCACAAGCGTCCACGGACGAAACGGGGTACTTCGCGCCAGCGGCTGTACGTGAGCCCCTGTCTCTCATTATGAGCAAGTCCTATGACGTACCGAGCTACATTCGTCATCTCAATGAGTTCGCAAGCGATAAGCGCGGCTGTATTCTTGAGCGCAAGGGGACACCAAGGAGCCTACGATTCCGTTTCGCAAATCCGCTAATGCAGCCATACGTGCTGCTGAAGGCAAGGAGCGATGGATTAGTTATCTATATGAATTGA
- a CDS encoding M48 family metalloprotease has translation MAFDARRILLGFVFVAIFFASPAPALAAVDRPNELDHRVDAISAHALLTQPAIVLVDPTRQEAAVRLVHLTLPGWLAMALFEVVALAYFWSTGRAAAVRDRLRRHVGSEWGVRFAFGAILGLIARCAALLPAFYLYRVERVMGLSVELTRVWALFWIGHTILAMVVAGLLAALVLSLVERTHQWYIYTIVVILAVSLAWSFASPYFQIPGSGAPAPVTGALGAQLNAAADRAGLPGLPVLVQQSNSSPVDRAVVIGLGASRRLVLTDTLVAGNSPPEVLFLAGIAIGEIVLGDPIYIALIEGGIVIVFSALAVVIADRIGFRRDDDPLSRLALVGALLALIYLLAVPVRNASLRSYDLDNDRYSVRLNHDRVAAVRALVREADQHIEEVCPELSATLFLYAHPSPGARIAAINGTPSGCP, from the coding sequence ATGGCTTTCGACGCGCGCCGCATCCTGCTCGGATTCGTCTTCGTAGCGATTTTTTTCGCGTCGCCGGCACCCGCCCTTGCCGCCGTCGACCGGCCGAACGAACTCGACCATCGCGTCGACGCCATTTCGGCGCATGCGCTATTGACGCAACCCGCGATCGTGCTGGTCGACCCGACGCGCCAGGAAGCGGCAGTGCGCCTCGTGCACTTGACGTTGCCGGGTTGGCTTGCGATGGCACTGTTCGAAGTCGTCGCGCTCGCATACTTTTGGAGCACCGGACGCGCGGCCGCGGTTCGCGACCGGCTGCGACGACACGTCGGCAGCGAATGGGGCGTGCGCTTCGCATTCGGTGCGATCCTCGGCCTCATCGCGCGTTGCGCCGCGCTGCTGCCGGCGTTTTATCTCTATCGCGTCGAGCGCGTCATGGGCCTGTCGGTCGAACTCACGCGCGTCTGGGCGCTCTTTTGGATAGGGCACACGATTCTGGCGATGGTCGTCGCGGGACTGCTCGCCGCGCTCGTGCTGTCGCTCGTCGAGCGAACGCACCAATGGTATATCTACACGATCGTGGTCATCCTTGCGGTGAGTCTAGCCTGGTCGTTCGCGAGTCCGTACTTTCAGATTCCGGGATCCGGCGCGCCGGCGCCGGTCACCGGCGCGCTGGGCGCGCAGCTCAACGCCGCCGCCGATCGCGCCGGCCTCCCCGGATTGCCCGTGCTCGTACAGCAATCCAACAGTTCGCCGGTCGATCGCGCCGTCGTCATCGGGCTGGGTGCCTCGCGGCGCCTGGTGCTCACCGATACGCTGGTGGCGGGGAACTCGCCGCCCGAGGTACTGTTCTTGGCGGGCATCGCGATCGGCGAAATCGTCTTGGGCGATCCGATCTATATCGCGCTGATCGAAGGCGGTATCGTGATCGTCTTCTCGGCGCTCGCCGTCGTCATCGCGGATCGCATCGGTTTTCGGCGCGACGACGATCCGCTCTCGCGTTTAGCGCTCGTCGGCGCGCTGCTCGCGTTGATCTATCTCCTGGCGGTGCCCGTGCGTAACGCGTCGCTGCGATCCTACGATCTGGACAACGACCGGTATTCGGTTCGCTTAAACCACGATCGCGTTGCCGCCGTGCGCGCGCTCGTTCGCGAGGCCGATCAGCACATCGAAGAAGTCTGTCCCGAGCTCTCCGCGACGTTGTTCTTGTACGCGCATCCGAGCCCGGGTGCGCGCATCGCCGCCATCAACGGCACCCCGAGCGGTTGTCCCTAA
- a CDS encoding GGDEF domain-containing protein → MAATLREQSRALRRERWLRESANALARAARRSSAAVLAVLDERVRALEPRVDSILVFTAVGDELACAYGSGSRSEHFRHTRLRRDDASAMVARAATSRCRVVSYGDGALLPSDRFAAAVPLCDGDVRAVVYASSSAAAAFDDDALVEAIEAAAVPYATAIERESDRIDATHDGLTGLLSPRAFRRQLHEELARMEPAAAERIVSLWFVDTDCFKAVNDRYGHPAGDAVLQTMARLLKAHLAPGSDSAARNGGDEFCALIRHASKSGAVERAQRFLEAVRRHEFAVPETMTVSIGVATFPHDATTSNDLLELADGAMYHSKRSGRNRVSFVDSPGRYASVAAEAETRPSRSPGRWLSTRAASCSDSSS, encoded by the coding sequence TTGGCTGCTACGCTGCGCGAGCAGTCGCGCGCGTTGCGTCGCGAGCGATGGCTTCGCGAATCCGCGAACGCGCTTGCCCGTGCCGCGCGACGTTCGAGCGCGGCGGTGCTTGCCGTGCTCGACGAACGCGTGCGCGCGCTCGAGCCACGCGTCGACTCGATCTTAGTCTTCACGGCAGTCGGCGACGAGCTCGCGTGTGCGTACGGCAGCGGCTCGCGCAGCGAGCATTTTCGCCACACGCGGCTGCGGCGCGACGACGCGAGCGCAATGGTTGCGCGGGCCGCGACTTCGCGGTGCCGCGTGGTGTCTTACGGTGACGGTGCGCTGCTCCCGAGTGACCGCTTCGCCGCCGCGGTTCCGCTCTGCGACGGCGACGTGCGCGCCGTCGTCTATGCGTCGTCGTCGGCAGCCGCTGCATTCGACGACGACGCGCTCGTCGAGGCAATCGAAGCGGCGGCGGTTCCGTATGCGACGGCGATCGAACGCGAATCCGATCGTATCGACGCCACGCACGACGGCTTGACGGGTTTGCTATCGCCGCGGGCCTTTCGCCGGCAGCTTCACGAAGAGCTGGCGCGCATGGAACCGGCAGCCGCCGAACGCATCGTTTCGCTGTGGTTCGTCGATACGGATTGCTTCAAGGCCGTCAACGACCGATACGGTCATCCGGCCGGCGACGCCGTGCTTCAAACGATGGCAAGACTCCTCAAAGCGCATCTCGCGCCCGGAAGCGATAGTGCGGCACGTAACGGCGGCGACGAGTTTTGCGCGCTCATCCGTCATGCGAGCAAGAGCGGCGCCGTGGAGCGCGCGCAGCGATTTCTCGAGGCGGTTCGGCGTCACGAGTTCGCCGTACCCGAAACGATGACGGTCAGCATCGGCGTCGCAACCTTTCCGCACGACGCGACGACGTCGAACGACTTGCTCGAACTCGCCGACGGCGCGATGTATCACAGCAAACGCAGCGGTCGCAATCGGGTTTCGTTCGTCGATTCTCCAGGGAGGTACGCGTCGGTGGCAGCAGAGGCCGAAACGAGACCATCGCGAAGCCCCGGACGATGGCTTTCGACGCGCGCCGCATCCTGCTCGGATTCGTCTTCGTAG
- a CDS encoding pyridoxal-dependent decarboxylase: MTHGTNDVVANTPRESALILDPQDWDAFRALSHAALDDALDYLQSVRERPVWQPVPDAVKSRLRTELPLDPAPLDDVYREFVENILPYPTGNIHPRFFGWVHGSGTPTGALADLLAATMNSNVGGRDHGAVYVERQVVEWFRELFGFPSTSSGVLTIGTSEANLIAVVVARTRACGAAIRETGLFGAERLVGYASTATHGCVRRAFEIAGFGSASLRVLPADSLHRTDPAAMQRAIEADLAQGLVPFLIVGNAGSVDVGAIDPLDALADLAARYRLWFHVDGAFGATAILAPSVAPLLRGIERADSIAFDFHKWLHAPYDAGCVLVRDGEVHRATFASTPSYLTRMPRGLAAATPWFTDYTIDLSRSFRALKVWFVVKEHGARRLGEAIAENVRQAKRLGELIDADDAFELLAPVQLNVVCFRYRVPGYGDAELDRFNDDLVIALQESGVAVTSSTMVANKRAIRVNITNHRTRDDDLSLLLDSLKEIAAGML; the protein is encoded by the coding sequence GTGACCCACGGTACGAACGACGTCGTCGCAAACACGCCACGGGAGAGTGCCCTTATTCTCGACCCGCAGGACTGGGATGCGTTTCGCGCGTTGAGCCACGCCGCGCTCGACGACGCACTCGACTATCTGCAAAGCGTGCGCGAACGCCCGGTATGGCAGCCGGTCCCCGACGCCGTAAAGTCGCGCCTGCGCACCGAGCTGCCGCTCGATCCGGCTCCCCTCGACGACGTGTACCGCGAATTCGTCGAAAACATCTTGCCGTATCCGACCGGAAACATCCATCCCCGCTTCTTCGGGTGGGTGCACGGCAGCGGTACCCCGACCGGCGCGCTCGCCGATCTCCTGGCGGCGACGATGAACTCGAACGTCGGCGGCCGCGATCACGGCGCCGTCTACGTCGAACGCCAAGTCGTCGAGTGGTTTCGCGAGCTCTTCGGGTTTCCGAGTACGTCTAGCGGCGTGCTGACCATCGGCACGTCCGAAGCAAACCTCATCGCGGTCGTCGTCGCGCGCACGCGTGCGTGCGGTGCGGCAATCCGCGAAACCGGCCTGTTCGGCGCCGAACGTTTGGTGGGGTATGCGTCGACGGCGACGCACGGATGCGTTCGGCGAGCGTTCGAGATCGCGGGATTCGGCAGTGCTTCGCTGCGCGTTTTGCCGGCGGACTCGCTTCATCGAACCGATCCCGCGGCAATGCAGCGCGCGATCGAAGCTGATCTCGCGCAGGGGCTGGTTCCGTTCCTGATCGTCGGCAACGCCGGCAGCGTCGACGTCGGGGCGATCGACCCGCTCGACGCGCTCGCCGATCTCGCGGCTCGTTATCGGCTATGGTTTCACGTCGACGGTGCGTTCGGCGCGACGGCGATTCTTGCACCCAGCGTTGCGCCGCTGCTGCGCGGCATCGAACGCGCCGACTCGATCGCCTTCGACTTTCACAAATGGCTGCACGCGCCGTACGACGCCGGTTGCGTTCTCGTGCGCGACGGCGAGGTGCACCGCGCGACCTTCGCGTCGACGCCTTCGTACCTCACCCGCATGCCGCGCGGATTGGCGGCGGCGACGCCCTGGTTTACCGATTACACGATCGACCTTTCGCGCAGCTTCCGCGCGCTCAAGGTGTGGTTCGTGGTCAAGGAACACGGTGCGCGGCGTCTCGGTGAGGCTATCGCGGAAAACGTGCGTCAGGCCAAGCGGCTGGGCGAACTGATCGACGCCGATGACGCATTCGAACTGCTCGCGCCGGTTCAGCTCAACGTCGTCTGCTTCCGGTACCGCGTTCCGGGATACGGCGACGCCGAACTCGATCGCTTTAACGACGATCTCGTGATCGCTCTGCAGGAGAGCGGAGTTGCGGTTACCTCGTCCACGATGGTCGCCAATAAGCGCGCGATTCGGGTCAACATTACGAATCACCGCACGCGCGACGACGATCTCAGCCTTCTCCTGGACTCCCTAAAGGAAATCGCTGCCGGCATGCTTTAA
- the glmU gene encoding bifunctional UDP-N-acetylglucosamine diphosphorylase/glucosamine-1-phosphate N-acetyltransferase GlmU, which yields MIRAIVLAAGKGTRMKSARTKVLHEICGRPMLWYVLRALNAAGISEIVVVTNDEVHPRIDEFGVRGVLQAQQLGTGHAVKIALDALPAQTGGRLVVAYGDMPLVDEDIFHGITGALDGDAAMAMVTVQMPLSSNFGRVVRRGRDVERIVEVRDASAAEMAIDEMNAGLYAFDEALLRDAVTRLKDDNAQKEYYLTDTVADFVGRGRRVVPVQCADRRNVLGVNDRVELAEARREMNARLCAKHMREGVTIVNPDVTYLEPELTIGRDTVIYPNTSIGLLSEIGDHCVIGPNSRLSNARVGDNVVIRESVVVDSAIGNDVTIGPYAHLRNDTVLGDGVKVGNFVEIKKSKLSPGVKASHLTYLGDAVVGEDANIGAGTITCNYDGKDKNPTVIGKGAFIGSNSSLVAPLSIGDGASTGAGSVVTRDVPPGQRVAGVPARPLPPKSDDVSDVDP from the coding sequence ATGATACGCGCGATCGTTTTGGCGGCGGGCAAAGGGACGCGCATGAAGAGCGCGCGCACGAAGGTGCTGCACGAAATCTGCGGGCGACCCATGCTCTGGTACGTCCTTCGGGCGCTCAACGCTGCCGGTATCTCCGAGATTGTCGTCGTGACCAACGACGAGGTTCATCCGAGAATCGACGAGTTTGGCGTGCGCGGCGTTCTCCAAGCCCAACAGCTCGGTACCGGTCATGCCGTGAAAATCGCGCTCGACGCACTTCCGGCGCAAACCGGCGGCCGGCTCGTCGTCGCCTACGGAGACATGCCGCTCGTGGATGAAGACATCTTCCACGGTATTACCGGCGCGCTCGACGGCGATGCGGCGATGGCGATGGTGACCGTGCAGATGCCGCTGAGCTCGAACTTCGGCCGCGTCGTTCGCCGCGGTCGCGACGTCGAGCGCATCGTCGAAGTTCGCGACGCGTCGGCTGCGGAAATGGCGATCGACGAGATGAACGCCGGACTCTACGCGTTCGACGAAGCGTTGCTGCGCGACGCCGTCACCCGCCTAAAAGACGACAACGCTCAAAAGGAATATTATCTGACCGATACGGTCGCCGATTTCGTCGGACGGGGCCGCCGGGTCGTGCCGGTTCAGTGCGCCGACCGTCGCAACGTTCTGGGCGTCAACGATCGCGTCGAGCTGGCGGAGGCGCGGCGCGAGATGAACGCGCGTCTATGCGCGAAGCACATGCGCGAGGGGGTGACGATCGTCAATCCCGACGTAACTTATTTGGAACCGGAGCTGACGATCGGCCGCGACACGGTCATCTATCCGAATACGTCGATCGGATTGCTTTCCGAGATCGGCGACCACTGCGTCATCGGCCCCAACAGCCGGCTCTCCAACGCACGCGTAGGCGACAACGTCGTAATTCGCGAGAGCGTGGTCGTCGACAGCGCGATCGGCAACGACGTGACCATCGGTCCCTACGCACATCTGCGCAACGATACGGTGCTTGGTGACGGCGTAAAAGTCGGCAACTTCGTCGAGATTAAGAAGTCGAAACTCTCACCCGGCGTAAAAGCAAGCCATCTGACGTATCTGGGCGACGCGGTCGTCGGCGAGGACGCGAACATCGGCGCCGGAACGATCACGTGCAACTACGACGGCAAGGACAAGAATCCGACCGTCATCGGGAAAGGCGCCTTCATCGGTTCCAACAGTTCGCTCGTCGCGCCGCTCTCGATCGGCGACGGCGCGTCGACGGGAGCCGGCTCGGTCGTCACTCGCGACGTTCCGCCGGGTCAGCGCGTCGCCGGGGTTCCCGCGCGTCCGTTGCCGCCCAAGAGCGACGACGTCTCCGACGTCGATCCTTAG
- the gltX gene encoding glutamate--tRNA ligase produces MRVRTRIAPSPTGDPHVGTAYVGLVNYCFAKKNGGDFLLRIEDTDQVRSTAESERAIFEALHWCGLSWDEGPDTGGPHAPYRQSERTEIYREHVERLLRDGHAFRCFCTAERLEEMRVAQRAAQQPPRYDGLCATLSPDEVERKRAAGETFVVRMRVPSSGACVFDDMLRGRIEIEWKTVDMQVLVKSDGFPTYHLANVVDDHLMEITHVIRGEEWISSVPKHLLLYQYFGWQAPQLCHLPLLRNPDKSKLSKRKNPTGILYYRENGYLPETLLHFLGMLVDSRNDDSLLTMTTPGSLLEAMCERFDIAHLSPGGPVFDLEKLRWLNGQHIRRHTVSEFMALLESSGYRWPEAIPRGARERIAEIAQARIETLADFAPLVAFFAQRPELAKSDLHVPKLDESEAKLALTAAQEELASLDDPRWNQAAIGEQLKKASAIDGRRFRDVARLYYVAITGSPTSVPLFDAMEILGKTESLRRMRLALDVLG; encoded by the coding sequence GTGCGCGTTAGAACCAGAATCGCACCGTCGCCGACCGGCGACCCGCACGTCGGCACGGCCTACGTCGGCCTCGTGAACTACTGTTTCGCCAAGAAAAACGGCGGCGATTTTCTCTTGCGCATCGAAGACACCGACCAAGTGCGCAGCACGGCCGAGAGCGAACGCGCGATCTTCGAAGCGCTGCACTGGTGCGGACTCTCGTGGGACGAAGGACCCGATACCGGCGGGCCGCACGCGCCGTATCGCCAGAGCGAACGAACCGAGATCTATCGTGAGCACGTCGAGCGCTTACTCCGAGACGGACACGCGTTTCGGTGCTTCTGCACGGCCGAGCGCCTCGAGGAGATGCGGGTTGCGCAGCGCGCCGCGCAGCAGCCGCCGCGCTACGACGGTTTGTGCGCGACGCTGTCGCCAGACGAAGTCGAACGGAAGCGCGCCGCCGGCGAGACCTTCGTCGTTCGCATGCGCGTACCGTCGTCGGGCGCTTGCGTCTTCGACGACATGCTGCGCGGTCGCATCGAAATCGAGTGGAAGACCGTCGACATGCAGGTGCTCGTGAAGTCCGACGGCTTTCCCACGTACCATCTCGCGAACGTCGTCGACGATCACCTCATGGAGATCACGCACGTCATTCGCGGCGAAGAGTGGATCAGCTCGGTTCCAAAGCATCTGCTGCTCTACCAGTATTTCGGTTGGCAGGCACCGCAGCTGTGCCATTTACCGCTGCTGCGCAACCCCGACAAGAGCAAGCTCAGCAAGCGAAAGAATCCGACCGGCATTCTCTACTATCGCGAAAACGGGTATCTGCCCGAAACGCTGCTGCACTTTCTCGGGATGCTCGTCGATTCGCGCAACGACGATTCGCTGTTGACCATGACCACGCCGGGGTCGCTGCTCGAAGCGATGTGCGAGCGTTTCGATATCGCGCACCTATCGCCGGGCGGCCCCGTCTTCGATTTGGAGAAGTTGCGCTGGCTCAACGGGCAGCACATTCGCCGTCATACCGTTTCGGAGTTTATGGCGCTGCTCGAGAGCTCGGGTTATCGGTGGCCCGAAGCGATCCCGCGGGGCGCGCGCGAGCGCATAGCCGAGATCGCGCAAGCGCGCATCGAAACGCTCGCCGACTTTGCGCCGCTGGTCGCGTTTTTCGCGCAGCGGCCCGAGCTTGCGAAATCCGATCTGCACGTTCCTAAACTCGACGAATCGGAAGCGAAGCTGGCGCTGACGGCCGCGCAAGAAGAGCTGGCGAGTCTCGACGATCCGAGGTGGAATCAAGCCGCGATCGGCGAGCAGCTCAAAAAAGCGTCGGCCATCGACGGGCGCCGTTTCCGCGATGTCGCACGGTTGTATTACGTGGCGATCACCGGCAGCCCAACGTCGGTGCCGCTGTTCGACGCGATGGAGATCTTGGGCAAGACCGAATCGCTGCGGCGCATGCGGCTGGCGCTGGACGTGCTGGGCTGA
- a CDS encoding cobalamin B12-binding domain-containing protein: MPARPLRIVIAKAGLDGHDRGAKVIARALRDAGMEVIYTGLFQTPEQIVQTAIQEDADGIGLSILSGAHMTLFPMVVEQLKAQGAGDIVFFGGGTIPPEDSESLKASGVRAIFTPGAPLQEIVDFVERECGQRRELVG, translated from the coding sequence ATGCCGGCACGACCCTTACGAATCGTCATCGCTAAAGCAGGCCTCGACGGTCACGACCGCGGCGCCAAAGTCATCGCGCGGGCGCTGCGCGACGCCGGTATGGAAGTCATTTATACGGGCCTCTTTCAGACGCCCGAGCAAATCGTGCAGACCGCGATACAAGAAGATGCCGACGGTATCGGGCTCTCGATCCTTTCGGGCGCGCACATGACGCTGTTCCCGATGGTCGTCGAACAACTCAAGGCGCAAGGCGCCGGTGATATCGTGTTTTTTGGCGGCGGAACGATTCCGCCGGAGGATTCGGAGTCCCTCAAGGCCTCTGGCGTGCGCGCGATTTTCACGCCCGGAGCGCCCTTACAAGAAATCGTCGACTTCGTCGAGAGAGAGTGCGGCCAGCGCCGCGAGCTCGTCGGCTAA